A single window of Agromyces aureus DNA harbors:
- a CDS encoding methylenetetrahydrofolate reductase — protein MAPNATDPTGAAADRTPLSFELFPPRTDAAAIALGRTIDRLADVDPAFISVTFGAGGSTRDRSLTVLRYILENTDIEPMAHLTCVGSSHVEANELVRRFLDAGIRSFLALRGDPPVGADPDAPLGDLATASELVQLIHRVQQEREPFQQVAVAGNPGASRIRERSRTTRVAVAAFPSGHPRSKDLSQDVDILLAKEVAGSNLAITQLFWEADEYLGFVELARAAGVTMPILPGIMPTTTPARLARLAELTGVRPPADFALALERESDAAAQTELGIDFVTRLAAEVLEGGAPGLHLYTYNRHEAVLDVVDRLGIAAPRQLANERNFSR, from the coding sequence ATGGCACCGAACGCGACCGACCCGACGGGGGCCGCGGCCGACCGCACCCCGCTGTCGTTCGAGCTGTTCCCGCCCCGCACGGATGCCGCGGCGATCGCCCTCGGCCGCACGATCGACCGGCTGGCCGACGTCGACCCCGCGTTCATCTCGGTCACCTTCGGCGCGGGCGGCAGCACCCGCGATCGCTCGCTCACGGTGCTGCGGTACATCCTCGAGAACACCGACATCGAGCCGATGGCGCACCTCACCTGCGTCGGCTCGTCGCACGTCGAGGCGAACGAGCTCGTGCGCCGGTTCCTCGACGCCGGCATCCGCAGCTTCCTCGCGCTGCGCGGCGACCCGCCCGTCGGCGCCGACCCCGACGCGCCGCTCGGCGACCTCGCGACCGCGTCCGAGCTCGTGCAGCTCATCCACCGGGTGCAGCAGGAGCGCGAGCCGTTCCAGCAGGTCGCCGTCGCGGGCAACCCGGGTGCGAGTCGCATCCGCGAGCGTTCGCGGACGACGCGGGTCGCGGTCGCGGCGTTCCCGTCGGGACATCCGCGGTCGAAGGACCTCTCGCAGGACGTCGACATCCTGCTCGCGAAGGAGGTCGCCGGGTCGAACCTCGCGATCACGCAGCTCTTCTGGGAGGCCGACGAGTACCTCGGCTTCGTCGAACTCGCCCGCGCCGCCGGTGTCACGATGCCGATCCTGCCGGGCATCATGCCCACCACGACGCCCGCCCGCCTCGCGCGGCTCGCCGAGCTCACGGGCGTGCGGCCGCCCGCCGACTTCGCCCTCGCGCTCGAGCGCGAGTCCGACGCCGCGGCGCAGACCGAGCTCGGCATCGACTTCGTCACCCGGCTCGCCGCCGAGGTGCTCGAGGGCGGCGCTCCCGGCCTGCACCTCTACACCTACAACCGTCACGAAGCCGTGCTCGACGTCGTCGACCGGCTCGGGATCGCCGCACCACGCCAGCTCGCCAACGAGAGGAACTTCTCACGATGA
- a CDS encoding class I SAM-dependent methyltransferase: protein MGSDHYFSASPRSNASTRTIRVRLAGRDVDLVTAGGVFSPEHLDQGTARLLETVPVPPSTGDLLDLGTGWGPIALSLALQAPEATVWAVDVNERALELVRVNAARLGLTNVNAVLPSDVPDDVVFATIWSNPPIRVGKQELHAMLEHWLPRLADDATAWLVVAKHLGAESLQRWLADDLGLDVERAANTKGFRVLAAGRPTD, encoded by the coding sequence ATGGGCTCCGACCACTACTTCTCCGCGTCACCTCGGAGCAACGCCAGCACCCGCACCATCCGCGTTCGGCTCGCCGGCCGCGACGTCGACCTCGTGACCGCCGGCGGCGTCTTCAGCCCCGAGCATCTCGACCAGGGCACTGCGCGCCTGCTCGAGACGGTTCCCGTGCCACCGTCGACCGGAGACCTGCTCGACCTCGGCACCGGCTGGGGACCGATCGCCCTGTCGCTCGCGCTTCAGGCACCGGAAGCCACGGTCTGGGCCGTCGACGTCAACGAACGTGCGCTCGAACTCGTGCGCGTCAACGCCGCACGCCTCGGCCTCACCAATGTCAACGCGGTGCTGCCCTCCGATGTTCCCGACGACGTCGTGTTCGCCACGATCTGGTCGAACCCGCCCATCCGGGTCGGCAAGCAGGAACTGCACGCGATGCTCGAGCACTGGCTCCCCCGCCTCGCCGACGACGCGACCGCCTGGCTCGTCGTGGCCAAGCACCTCGGCGCCGAGTCGCTGCAGCGCTGGCTGGCCGACGACCTCGGCCTCGACGTCGAGCGTGCGGCGAACACGAAGGGGTTCCGCGTGCTCGCGGCGGGCCGCCCGACCGACTGA
- the miaA gene encoding tRNA (adenosine(37)-N6)-dimethylallyltransferase MiaA: MTLIAVVGATGTGKSDFALDLAEAFARVGRTAEVVNADAMQLYRGMDIGTAKLSLDERLGVPHHLLDVLDVTDEASVAAYQRDARASIDDIIGRDRVALLVGGSGLYVSSVIHDFRFPGTDAVVRARLEAELVELGAGLLHARLREIDPETAAGVDAANGRRIVRALEVIEVTGEPKAARLPDEPVAWRRHRIVHLRADRAQLVERLDARVVRMWHDGLVDEVRDLVPLGLERGVTARRAIGYAQALAELQERTTRDDAIAETQQLTRTYARRQVGWFRRYRDAVELDATDTVVKGRQLALLAAID; this comes from the coding sequence GTGACCCTCATCGCGGTCGTCGGCGCGACCGGCACCGGCAAGTCCGACTTCGCGCTCGATCTCGCCGAGGCGTTCGCGCGCGTCGGACGCACGGCAGAGGTCGTCAATGCCGACGCCATGCAGCTGTACCGCGGCATGGACATCGGCACGGCCAAGCTCTCGCTCGACGAGCGTCTCGGTGTGCCGCACCACCTCCTCGACGTGCTCGACGTCACCGACGAGGCATCCGTCGCCGCATATCAGCGTGATGCGCGCGCAAGCATCGACGACATCATCGGGCGCGATCGCGTGGCGCTCCTCGTCGGCGGTTCGGGGCTGTACGTCTCGTCGGTGATCCACGACTTCCGGTTTCCCGGCACCGACGCCGTCGTCCGCGCGCGCCTGGAGGCGGAGCTCGTCGAGCTCGGCGCGGGCCTCCTGCACGCGAGGCTCCGCGAGATCGATCCCGAGACCGCCGCGGGCGTCGACGCCGCGAACGGGCGCCGCATCGTCCGGGCGCTCGAGGTGATCGAGGTCACGGGCGAACCCAAGGCCGCGCGTCTGCCCGACGAGCCCGTCGCGTGGCGCCGGCACCGCATCGTGCACCTGCGTGCCGATCGGGCCCAGCTCGTCGAACGCCTCGACGCGCGGGTCGTGCGCATGTGGCACGACGGCCTCGTCGACGAGGTGCGCGACCTCGTGCCGCTCGGACTCGAGCGGGGCGTCACCGCGCGACGGGCCATCGGCTACGCGCAGGCCCTCGCCGAGCTCCAGGAGCGCACGACGCGCGACGACGCCATCGCCGAGACGCAGCAGCTCACCCGCACGTACGCGCGTCGGCAGGTGGGCTGGTTCCGGCGGTACCGCGATGCGGTCGAACTCGATGCGACCGACACCGTGGTCAAGGGCCGTCAGCTCGCCCTCCTGGCCGCCATAGACTGA
- a CDS encoding dihydrofolate reductase family protein yields MRSLTYSINVTLDGCVDHRVGLVDEELHRRSADLLAQADLLLFGRVTYLMMEEAWRQPGPPGMPEWTQPFARVIDAAPKVVVSGTLDSVDWNARLVRGGLEAAVRELKEAPGGRILTGGVMLPTELARLGLIDEYEFVVHPRVVGHGPSLLAGLDEPLDLELVGREEYRSGVVAMRYVPRRLSDAGTGQAD; encoded by the coding sequence ATGCGCTCGCTCACCTACTCGATCAACGTCACGCTCGACGGCTGCGTGGACCACCGCGTCGGCCTGGTCGACGAGGAGCTGCACCGTCGGTCGGCGGACCTGCTCGCACAGGCCGACCTGCTCCTCTTCGGGCGGGTGACCTACCTCATGATGGAGGAGGCATGGCGGCAGCCAGGGCCGCCCGGCATGCCGGAGTGGACGCAGCCGTTCGCTCGCGTCATCGATGCGGCCCCGAAGGTGGTCGTCTCGGGCACGCTCGACTCGGTCGACTGGAACGCGCGGCTCGTTCGGGGCGGCCTCGAAGCCGCCGTGCGCGAACTCAAGGAGGCGCCGGGCGGCAGGATCCTCACGGGCGGCGTGATGCTGCCGACCGAACTCGCGCGGCTCGGCCTCATCGACGAGTACGAGTTCGTCGTGCACCCGCGGGTCGTCGGCCACGGGCCGTCGCTGCTCGCCGGACTCGACGAACCGCTCGACCTCGAGCTCGTGGGTCGCGAGGAGTACCGCTCGGGCGTCGTGGCCATGCGATACGTGCCGAGACGGCTGTCGGACGCCGGCACGGGTCAGGCCGACTAG
- a CDS encoding LysM peptidoglycan-binding domain-containing protein, whose product MSAVLVAGSYGSYAESSTTFGGARESAVGRSRLRLTRRGRAVFTALAAIPIVLLVASLVLGSGGAVAEVDGATGANLAYLTVADGESLWSIAESLAPQADPRDVIDEIMRLNGLDDSVVQPGQRLALPAQP is encoded by the coding sequence ATGAGTGCAGTGCTGGTCGCCGGTTCGTACGGTTCGTACGCCGAGAGCTCCACGACGTTCGGTGGCGCGCGCGAAAGCGCCGTCGGTCGAAGCCGACTGCGGCTCACGCGCCGCGGGCGCGCGGTGTTCACCGCTCTCGCCGCGATCCCGATCGTGCTGCTCGTGGCCTCCCTGGTGCTGGGCAGCGGGGGTGCGGTGGCCGAGGTCGACGGTGCGACCGGTGCGAACCTCGCCTACCTCACCGTCGCCGACGGCGAATCCCTGTGGAGCATCGCCGAGTCGCTCGCACCGCAGGCCGACCCCCGCGACGTCATCGACGAGATCATGCGGCTCAACGGGCTCGACGACAGCGTCGTGCAGCCCGGACAGCGGCTCGCACTTCCGGCTCAGCCGTAG
- the lexA gene encoding transcriptional repressor LexA: protein MSTELDDLRESGRSRRRKSLSAKQIAILEVIQRSVAGRGYPPSMREIGDAVGLSSLSSVTHQLNQLELAGYLRRDPNRPRALEVLIELPGVESRTASSGESAPVVGDAAMVPLVGRIAAGVPITAEQQIDEVFPLPRQLVGKGELFMLKVVGDSMIDAAICDGDWVVVRSQRTAENGEIVAAMLDGEATVKVFRQRDGHTWLLPRNSAFEPILGDAAEVLGKIVAVLRAV from the coding sequence ATGAGCACCGAACTCGACGACCTGCGCGAGTCCGGCCGCAGCCGCCGCCGCAAGAGCCTCAGCGCGAAGCAGATCGCGATCCTCGAGGTCATCCAGCGATCGGTCGCCGGGCGCGGCTATCCGCCGAGCATGCGCGAGATCGGCGACGCGGTCGGCCTCTCCTCCCTGTCGAGCGTGACCCACCAGCTCAACCAGCTCGAGCTCGCCGGCTACCTGCGCCGCGACCCGAACCGTCCCCGCGCCCTCGAGGTGCTCATCGAGCTCCCGGGCGTCGAGTCGCGCACCGCCTCGAGCGGCGAGTCGGCACCGGTCGTCGGCGACGCCGCGATGGTCCCACTCGTCGGCCGCATCGCCGCGGGCGTGCCGATCACGGCCGAGCAGCAGATCGACGAGGTGTTCCCGCTCCCCCGCCAACTCGTCGGCAAGGGCGAGCTCTTCATGCTCAAGGTCGTCGGCGACTCGATGATCGACGCGGCCATCTGCGACGGCGACTGGGTCGTGGTGCGTTCGCAGCGCACGGCCGAGAACGGCGAGATCGTCGCGGCCATGCTCGACGGCGAGGCGACCGTCAAGGTCTTCCGCCAGCGCGACGGCCACACGTGGCTGCTCCCCCGCAACAGCGCCTTCGAACCGATCCTCGGCGACGCGGCCGAAGTGCTCGGCAAGATCGTCGCCGTGCTCCGCGCGGTCTGA
- the miaB gene encoding tRNA (N6-isopentenyl adenosine(37)-C2)-methylthiotransferase MiaB — MNVHDSERLSGSLEAAGYVPADGAEADIVVINTCAVRENADNKLYGNLGYLAGVKRRHAGMQIAVGGCLAQKDKNVILEKAPWVDVVFGTHNMGSLPSLLERARHNDEAQLEILDALEVFPSTLPTKRDSTYSGWVSISVGCNNTCTFCIVPSLRGKEKDRRPGEVLAEVQALVDDGAMEVTLLGQNVNSYGVEFGDRQAFGKLLRAAGEITGLERIRFTSPHPAAFTDDVIDAMAETPAVMPQLHMPLQSGSDRILKAMRRSYRSEKFLGILDRVRAKIPNAAISTDIIVGFPGETEEDFLETMRVVEAARFASAFTFQYSIRPGTPAATMDEQVPKEVVQERYERLTALQDRISWEENQRLIGRRVEVLVSTGEGKKDAETHRLSGRAEDSRLVHFEVPAGSEQPRPGDVVSVTITQAAPFHLIADSTDDSPLAVRRTRSGDAWDRAQAESCGVPAGPGAGTSSGGAARVSLGLPSVRVLPATSEPLIKPGFGTFPIYDVDDDLR; from the coding sequence ATGAACGTGCACGACTCCGAGCGGCTCTCCGGCTCGCTCGAGGCGGCCGGATACGTGCCAGCCGACGGCGCCGAAGCCGACATCGTGGTCATCAACACGTGCGCCGTGCGCGAGAACGCCGACAACAAGCTCTACGGCAACCTCGGCTACCTCGCCGGCGTCAAGCGCCGCCACGCGGGCATGCAGATCGCCGTCGGCGGCTGTCTCGCCCAGAAGGACAAGAACGTCATCCTCGAGAAGGCCCCGTGGGTCGACGTGGTGTTCGGCACGCACAACATGGGTTCGCTGCCGAGCCTGCTCGAGCGTGCGCGCCACAACGACGAGGCCCAGCTCGAGATCCTCGACGCGCTCGAGGTCTTCCCGTCCACGCTGCCCACCAAGCGCGACTCCACGTACAGCGGCTGGGTCTCGATCTCGGTGGGCTGCAACAACACCTGCACCTTCTGCATCGTGCCCTCGCTCCGCGGCAAGGAGAAGGACCGACGGCCGGGCGAGGTGCTCGCCGAGGTGCAGGCGCTCGTCGACGACGGCGCCATGGAGGTCACCCTGCTCGGCCAGAACGTCAACTCCTACGGGGTCGAGTTCGGCGACCGGCAGGCGTTCGGCAAGCTGCTGCGCGCGGCCGGCGAGATCACCGGCCTCGAGCGCATCCGCTTCACGAGCCCGCACCCGGCGGCGTTCACCGACGACGTGATCGATGCCATGGCCGAGACCCCGGCCGTCATGCCGCAGCTGCACATGCCGCTGCAGTCGGGCTCCGACCGCATTCTGAAGGCCATGCGGCGGTCGTACCGCTCCGAGAAGTTCCTCGGCATTCTCGACCGCGTGCGCGCGAAGATCCCGAACGCGGCCATCTCGACCGACATCATCGTCGGGTTCCCCGGTGAGACCGAAGAGGACTTCCTCGAGACCATGCGCGTCGTGGAGGCGGCCCGCTTCGCCTCGGCGTTCACCTTCCAGTACTCGATCCGCCCTGGCACGCCCGCGGCGACCATGGACGAGCAGGTGCCGAAGGAGGTCGTGCAGGAGCGCTACGAGCGCCTCACGGCGCTGCAGGACCGCATCTCCTGGGAGGAGAACCAGCGGCTCATCGGCCGCCGCGTCGAGGTGCTCGTCTCCACGGGCGAGGGCAAGAAGGACGCCGAGACGCACCGCCTCAGCGGCCGTGCCGAAGACAGCCGGCTCGTGCACTTCGAGGTTCCGGCCGGCAGCGAGCAGCCGCGCCCCGGCGACGTCGTGAGCGTCACGATCACGCAGGCCGCACCGTTCCACCTCATCGCCGACTCGACCGACGATTCGCCGCTCGCGGTCCGTCGCACGCGCTCCGGCGACGCGTGGGACCGCGCGCAGGCCGAGAGCTGCGGCGTGCCCGCGGGTCCGGGCGCCGGCACGTCCAGCGGGGGCGCCGCGCGCGTCTCGCTCGGGTTGCCGTCGGTGCGCGTGCTGCCGGCCACGAGCGAGCCGCTCATCAAGCCGGGCTTCGGCACGTTCCCGATCTACGACGTCGACGACGACCTCCGCTGA
- the hflX gene encoding GTPase HflX — translation MNEAENHPTDDAVERVLRTADSAASVARFGAGEATSIMRTDAAGGSSTDGDQFEREDRAALRRVAGLSTELEDVTEVEYRQLRLENVVLIGVYSQGSQADADNSMRELAALAETAGARVLDGLLQRRPHPDPSTYLGKGKAEELRHIVAAVGADTVIADTELAPSQRRALEDVVKVKVIDRTAVILDIFSQHAKSREGKAQVELAQLEYLLPRLRGWGESMSRQAGGQVGGAGAGMGSRGPGETKIELDRRRIHTRMAKLRKQIVGMKPARDAKRANRRRNAIPSVAIAGYTNAGKSSLLNRITGAGLLVENALFATLDATVRRNTTADGRIYTIADTVGFVRNLPHQLVEAFRSTLEEVGDSDLIVHVVDAAHPDPAGQIATVRDVIGDVGARDIPELIVFNKADLVGPEERLVLRGLAPDAVFASARTGEGVDEVLEAITRMLPDPAVEIDLLVPYDRGDIVSLLHESGRVVSVEYVDAGTRVRAFASPEQAAQLAGFTAASASV, via the coding sequence ATGAACGAAGCCGAGAACCACCCCACCGACGACGCCGTCGAGCGGGTGCTGCGCACCGCGGATTCCGCCGCGAGCGTGGCACGGTTCGGCGCGGGCGAGGCCACGTCGATCATGCGAACGGATGCCGCGGGCGGCTCATCGACCGACGGCGACCAGTTCGAGCGCGAAGACCGCGCGGCCCTGCGCCGCGTGGCCGGACTGTCGACCGAGCTCGAAGACGTCACCGAGGTCGAGTACCGGCAGCTGCGGCTCGAGAACGTCGTGCTCATCGGCGTGTACTCGCAGGGTTCGCAGGCCGACGCCGACAACTCGATGCGCGAGCTCGCGGCCCTCGCCGAGACTGCAGGTGCCCGCGTGCTCGACGGCCTGCTGCAGCGGCGACCGCACCCCGACCCCAGCACGTATCTCGGCAAGGGCAAGGCCGAGGAGCTGCGGCACATCGTCGCGGCCGTCGGAGCCGACACCGTGATCGCCGACACCGAGCTCGCGCCCAGCCAGCGGCGTGCGCTCGAAGACGTCGTCAAGGTCAAGGTGATCGACCGCACGGCGGTGATCCTCGACATCTTCAGCCAGCACGCCAAGAGCCGCGAGGGCAAGGCCCAGGTCGAGCTCGCGCAGCTCGAGTACCTCCTGCCGCGCCTGCGCGGCTGGGGCGAGTCGATGTCCCGGCAGGCCGGTGGCCAAGTCGGCGGCGCCGGCGCGGGCATGGGTTCGCGTGGACCGGGTGAGACGAAGATCGAACTCGACCGCCGGCGCATCCACACCCGCATGGCGAAGCTCCGCAAGCAGATCGTCGGCATGAAGCCCGCGCGTGACGCGAAGCGCGCGAACCGCCGCCGCAACGCGATCCCCTCCGTGGCGATCGCGGGGTACACGAACGCCGGCAAGTCGAGTCTGCTGAACCGCATCACGGGCGCGGGCCTGCTCGTCGAGAACGCGCTGTTCGCGACGCTCGACGCGACCGTTCGCCGCAACACGACGGCCGATGGCCGCATCTACACGATCGCCGACACGGTCGGCTTCGTGCGCAACCTGCCGCACCAGCTCGTCGAGGCGTTCCGCTCGACGCTCGAGGAGGTCGGCGACTCCGACCTCATCGTGCACGTGGTCGATGCGGCGCACCCCGACCCCGCCGGGCAGATCGCGACCGTTCGCGACGTCATCGGCGATGTCGGCGCACGCGACATCCCCGAGCTCATCGTCTTCAACAAGGCCGACCTGGTCGGGCCCGAGGAGCGGCTCGTGCTGCGCGGGCTCGCCCCCGACGCCGTGTTCGCCTCGGCGCGCACCGGTGAGGGCGTCGACGAGGTGCTCGAGGCGATCACGCGCATGCTGCCCGACCCCGCGGTCGAGATCGACCTCCTCGTGCCCTACGACCGCGGCGACATCGTCTCGCTGCTGCACGAGTCGGGCCGGGTCGTCTCGGTCGAGTACGTCGACGCCGGCACGCGCGTGCGGGCGTTCGCCTCGCCCGAGCAGGCTGCGCAGCTCGCGGGGTTCACCGCGGCATCCGCGTCGGTCTGA
- the metE gene encoding 5-methyltetrahydropteroyltriglutamate--homocysteine S-methyltransferase — translation MTARPFPTGTILGYPRIGRRRELKRAVESFWAGRIDAAELEATAAGLRSATRERLAELGLGRADSAIPESFSYYDQVLDAAVAVGAIPARFERLRGADGGVDLAGYFTIARGEGDDAPLEMTKWFDSNYHYLVPEISPTTRFELHAERIVAEFVEARDAGFLTRPVVVGPITFLLLAKAADDAPAGFRPIDRLDELVPVYAQLLAELAAAGAEWVQLDEPALVSESIDEPRARVIAAIAAAYDVLGAADDRPAIFVAAPYGSLGDALPALAAAPVEAIGLDLVRGSLPDALDDLDPATAESLAAKTLVAGVVDGHNIWRGDLAAAFARVEAVQSLSGSVAVSTSTSLLHVPHDVDDESKLDPRLVSWLAFADQKVAQVAALARGLAEGRGAIAETLDAASVALADRAGAPGVRVPSVRERLAVLQPTDFSRADYDERLLAQDSLDLPELPTTTIGSFPQTGEIRRARAGLVGGTITADAYDGLMRDEIERVIRLQEDLGLDVLVHGEPERNDMVQYFAELLDGFAVTEHGWVQSYGSRCTRPSILWGDVSRPAPMTVAWAEYAQSLTGQHVKGMLTGPVTILAWSFVRDDLPLGDTARQVALALRDEIADLEAAGIRIIQVDEPALRELLPLKLADQPAYLDWSVGSFRLATAGAASATQVHTHLCYSEFGVIIDAIKNLDADVTSIEAARSRMEVVDDLATSGFDHGIGPGVYDIHSPRVPSIDEVTTLLERAVREIPANRLWVNPDCGLKTRGYDETVASLGHIIAATRAVRASLSVAAV, via the coding sequence ATGACCGCACGACCCTTCCCCACCGGAACGATCCTCGGCTACCCGCGGATCGGGCGCCGCCGCGAACTGAAGCGGGCGGTGGAGTCGTTCTGGGCCGGCCGCATCGACGCCGCGGAGCTCGAGGCCACGGCCGCCGGCCTTCGCTCCGCGACCCGTGAGCGCCTCGCGGAGCTGGGGCTCGGCCGCGCCGACTCGGCGATCCCCGAGTCGTTCTCGTACTACGACCAGGTGCTCGACGCCGCGGTCGCGGTCGGCGCGATCCCCGCCCGGTTCGAGCGCCTGCGCGGCGCCGATGGCGGCGTCGACCTCGCCGGCTACTTCACCATCGCGCGCGGTGAGGGCGACGACGCACCGCTCGAGATGACGAAGTGGTTCGACTCGAACTACCACTACCTCGTGCCCGAGATCTCGCCCACGACGCGCTTCGAGCTCCACGCCGAGCGCATCGTGGCCGAGTTCGTCGAGGCGCGCGACGCCGGCTTCCTCACGCGACCGGTCGTCGTCGGCCCCATCACGTTCCTCCTCCTCGCGAAGGCGGCGGATGACGCGCCGGCCGGGTTCCGCCCCATCGACCGCCTCGACGAGCTCGTGCCCGTCTACGCGCAGCTGCTCGCGGAGCTCGCCGCAGCCGGTGCCGAGTGGGTGCAGCTCGACGAGCCTGCGCTCGTGAGCGAGAGCATCGACGAGCCGCGAGCTCGGGTCATCGCCGCGATCGCCGCCGCCTACGATGTGCTCGGCGCCGCCGACGACCGCCCGGCGATCTTCGTCGCGGCCCCCTACGGTTCGCTCGGCGACGCCCTGCCCGCGCTCGCGGCCGCACCTGTCGAGGCGATCGGCCTCGACCTCGTGCGCGGCTCGCTGCCCGACGCACTCGACGACCTCGACCCCGCGACCGCCGAGTCGCTCGCCGCGAAGACGCTCGTCGCGGGCGTGGTCGACGGCCACAACATCTGGCGAGGCGACCTCGCGGCGGCGTTCGCCCGGGTCGAGGCCGTGCAGTCGCTTTCGGGCTCGGTTGCCGTCTCGACGTCGACCTCGCTGCTGCACGTGCCGCACGACGTCGACGACGAGTCCAAGCTCGACCCGCGACTCGTGAGCTGGCTCGCGTTCGCGGACCAGAAGGTCGCCCAGGTCGCCGCGCTCGCACGCGGGCTCGCCGAAGGACGCGGTGCCATCGCCGAGACGCTCGACGCGGCATCCGTCGCTCTCGCCGACCGTGCGGGAGCACCCGGCGTGCGCGTGCCCTCGGTGCGCGAGCGCCTCGCGGTGCTGCAGCCGACCGACTTCAGCCGTGCCGACTACGACGAGCGCCTGCTCGCGCAGGACTCGCTCGACCTGCCCGAGCTGCCGACGACCACGATCGGCTCGTTCCCGCAGACCGGTGAGATCCGGCGCGCGCGGGCCGGCCTGGTCGGCGGCACCATCACGGCCGACGCGTACGACGGCCTCATGCGCGACGAGATCGAGCGCGTCATCCGCCTCCAGGAGGACCTCGGTCTCGACGTGCTCGTGCACGGCGAGCCCGAGCGCAACGACATGGTGCAGTACTTCGCCGAGCTGCTCGACGGATTCGCCGTCACCGAGCACGGCTGGGTGCAGTCGTACGGCTCGCGCTGCACGCGCCCGTCGATCCTCTGGGGCGACGTCTCACGGCCGGCGCCCATGACCGTCGCCTGGGCGGAGTACGCCCAGTCGCTCACCGGGCAGCATGTGAAGGGCATGCTCACCGGACCGGTCACGATCCTCGCGTGGTCGTTCGTGCGCGACGACCTGCCGCTCGGCGACACCGCGCGCCAGGTCGCGCTCGCGCTGCGCGACGAGATCGCCGACCTCGAGGCCGCCGGCATCCGCATCATCCAGGTCGACGAGCCCGCCCTGCGCGAGCTCCTGCCGCTGAAACTCGCCGACCAGCCCGCCTACCTCGACTGGTCGGTCGGGTCGTTCCGGCTCGCGACGGCGGGCGCGGCATCCGCGACGCAGGTGCACACGCACCTCTGCTACTCGGAGTTCGGCGTGATCATCGACGCGATCAAGAACCTCGACGCCGACGTCACGTCGATCGAGGCCGCGCGAAGCCGCATGGAGGTCGTCGACGACCTCGCGACGAGCGGGTTCGATCACGGCATCGGCCCGGGCGTCTACGACATCCACTCGCCGCGCGTGCCCAGCATCGACGAGGTCACGACCCTGCTCGAACGCGCCGTGCGCGAGATCCCGGCGAACCGGCTCTGGGTCAATCCCGACTGCGGCCTGAAGACGCGCGGGTACGACGAGACCGTGGCCTCGCTCGGGCACATCATCGCGGCGACGAGGGCCGTGCGCGCGTCGCTGAGCGTCGCCGCGGTGTAG
- the dapF gene encoding diaminopimelate epimerase, with translation MSFDLRFTKGHGTGNDFVLFADPDGDTVLSPAQIAAVCDRHFGVGGDGLIRAVRSENLGDGASALDEDAAAVWFMDYWNADGSVSEMCGNGVRVYTRFLIDQGLVDLAPGESIAIGTRAGVRRVSLSEHGFEVDMGVWRRDGGEPLVRAKGLSVARPGLGIDVGNPHVVVALADDDELEGLDLAYLPILDPVPDAGANVEFVVPAEPLVEAGVGRIRMRVHERGSGETLSCGTGAVAAALAVRFWAGAGAPDVWRVQVPGGVVGVRMFESADGEHVALSGPAELVFDGVLALA, from the coding sequence ATGTCCTTCGACCTGCGCTTCACCAAGGGCCACGGCACCGGCAACGACTTCGTGCTGTTCGCCGATCCCGACGGCGACACCGTGCTCTCTCCCGCGCAGATCGCGGCCGTCTGCGACCGCCATTTCGGCGTCGGCGGCGACGGCCTGATCCGCGCGGTGCGGTCTGAGAACCTCGGCGACGGGGCATCCGCCCTCGACGAAGACGCAGCGGCCGTCTGGTTCATGGACTATTGGAACGCCGACGGCTCGGTCTCCGAGATGTGCGGCAACGGCGTGCGCGTCTACACGCGTTTTCTCATCGACCAAGGCCTGGTCGACCTCGCCCCGGGCGAGTCGATCGCGATCGGCACCCGCGCCGGCGTGCGACGGGTGAGCCTCTCCGAGCACGGGTTCGAGGTCGACATGGGCGTCTGGCGCCGCGACGGCGGCGAGCCGTTGGTGCGCGCCAAGGGGCTCTCCGTCGCGCGTCCGGGCCTCGGCATCGACGTCGGCAACCCGCACGTGGTCGTGGCCCTCGCCGACGACGACGAGCTCGAGGGCCTCGATCTTGCCTACCTCCCGATCCTCGACCCCGTTCCCGATGCGGGCGCGAACGTCGAGTTCGTCGTTCCGGCCGAGCCCCTCGTCGAGGCGGGCGTCGGCCGCATCCGCATGCGCGTGCACGAACGCGGTTCGGGCGAGACGCTCTCGTGCGGCACTGGAGCCGTCGCCGCCGCGTTGGCCGTGCGGTTCTGGGCAGGGGCCGGAGCGCCCGACGTCTGGCGCGTGCAGGTTCCGGGCGGCGTCGTGGGCGTGCGCATGTTCGAGTCCGCCGACGGCGAGCACGTGGCGCTCTCGGGGCCGGCCGAACTCGTGTTCGACGGGGTGCTCGCGCTGGCCTGA